From Bradyrhizobium symbiodeficiens, the proteins below share one genomic window:
- a CDS encoding N-acyl homoserine lactonase family protein — MALEIKILDYGDIELESSFLVLGRDCGRTRRVLTLGFLILGGKYPVVVDTGYRSNQIMETLGMRGLQYHENMIENQLARHGVRMGDVRFVCHTHLHIDHAGKDDLFPMNTTVVLNRKELEYSVSGLMHPQYPAPDIKHLIDRLHTKSALRFLDLEITGPIELMPGVYCDAANAHTEGSMNVIVETADGIATICGDVIYDFNDQIVTPFNEINDWEPRTTGNHGTSKRAEKASIKKLLSNSRYLLPVHDRPAKIEGGNVVGRLHDQVPGPIVQSLPARNWFPA, encoded by the coding sequence ATGGCGCTGGAGATCAAGATCCTGGACTATGGCGATATCGAATTGGAATCGAGCTTTCTGGTGCTCGGCCGCGACTGCGGCCGCACCCGCCGCGTCCTCACCCTCGGCTTCCTGATCCTCGGGGGGAAATATCCGGTCGTGGTCGACACCGGCTACCGCTCCAACCAGATCATGGAGACGCTGGGCATGCGCGGGCTGCAATACCACGAGAACATGATCGAGAACCAGCTCGCGCGCCACGGCGTGCGCATGGGCGACGTCCGCTTCGTCTGCCACACCCATCTGCACATCGACCATGCCGGCAAGGACGATCTGTTCCCGATGAACACGACCGTCGTGCTCAACCGCAAGGAGCTCGAATATTCCGTCTCCGGCCTGATGCATCCGCAATATCCGGCGCCCGACATCAAGCACCTGATCGACCGCCTGCACACCAAGAGCGCGCTACGCTTCCTCGACCTGGAGATCACCGGCCCGATCGAGCTGATGCCCGGCGTCTATTGCGACGCCGCCAACGCGCACACCGAGGGCTCGATGAACGTCATCGTCGAGACCGCCGACGGCATCGCGACGATCTGCGGCGACGTGATCTACGATTTCAACGACCAGATCGTGACGCCCTTCAACGAGATCAACGATTGGGAGCCGCGCACGACAGGCAATCATGGCACCAGCAAGCGCGCCGAGAAGGCCTCGATCAAGAAGCTGCTGAGCAATTCGCGCTATCTGCTGCCGGTGCACGACCGTCCCGCCAAGATCGAAGGCGGCAACGTCGTCGGGCGCCTGCACGATCAGGTCCCCGGACCGATCGTGCAGTCTTTGCCCGCGCGCAACTGGTTCCCGGCCTGA
- a CDS encoding FMN-dependent NADH-azoreductase, whose translation MAKLLHLSCSPRADSESTAGARVFLDGFRQARPDWDLDVMDLWRERMPEFSGPIVEAKYARLNGQAFNDAQRDSFAEAERMALRFSLADRVLISTPMWNFGIPYKLKQWFDIIVQPGLTFRFDPSQGYLPLLKDRPTLVILASGSDFATGMNRGRIDMATPYLRDILRFIGIDNVRFVPIGPTTGPQQPIEAARDRAHRRLAAMATNF comes from the coding sequence GTGGCAAAGCTCCTGCACCTCTCCTGCTCACCGCGCGCCGACTCCGAGTCGACCGCCGGCGCGCGCGTCTTTCTTGACGGCTTTCGCCAGGCCCGGCCGGACTGGGACCTCGACGTCATGGACCTCTGGCGGGAGCGGATGCCGGAATTCTCGGGCCCCATCGTCGAGGCCAAATATGCCCGGCTGAACGGGCAAGCGTTCAACGACGCGCAGCGCGACAGCTTTGCCGAGGCCGAGCGCATGGCGCTGCGGTTCTCGTTGGCCGATCGCGTGCTGATCTCGACGCCGATGTGGAACTTCGGCATTCCCTACAAGCTCAAGCAGTGGTTCGACATCATCGTGCAGCCCGGGCTGACGTTCCGGTTCGACCCGTCTCAAGGCTATCTGCCGCTGCTCAAGGACCGGCCGACGCTGGTGATTCTCGCCAGCGGCAGCGACTTTGCCACCGGCATGAACCGCGGCCGCATCGACATGGCGACGCCTTACCTGCGCGACATCCTGCGCTTCATCGGCATCGACAATGTCCGTTTCGTGCCGATCGGGCCAACCACGGGACCGCAGCAGCCGATCGAGGCCGCGCGGGACAGGGCCCATCGACGTCTGGCCGCAATGGCCACGAATTTTTGA
- a CDS encoding amidohydrolase family protein, with protein sequence MTGIVDGHHHIWRQADLPWLTGPMQPRIFGPYEPIRRDYPIQEYLDDLEGAGVTRSVYVQTNWANDRFEDEAAWVQQTADEHGWPHAIVAYADFAVDDVRPQLDRLKRYPLVRGVRMQLHWHENPLYRFAARADLCADPMIRRNVARLADYGWSFDLQVFTPQMPDAAALAEACPDVTFILQHAGMLEDLSPSGRAAWRSGMARLAACPNVVSKLSGLGTFIHRNDPAHIAAVLTDTVAIFGAERCLFGSNFPIEKLWTSYRELVGAFRAAAAPFSAEQQDAIFRTTATRVYRL encoded by the coding sequence GTGACCGGCATTGTCGACGGCCATCATCATATCTGGCGGCAAGCCGATCTGCCCTGGCTGACCGGCCCCATGCAGCCCCGCATCTTCGGCCCGTATGAACCGATCCGTCGCGACTATCCGATTCAGGAATATCTCGATGACCTCGAGGGCGCCGGCGTCACGCGATCGGTCTATGTGCAGACCAACTGGGCCAACGACCGCTTCGAGGACGAGGCGGCCTGGGTGCAACAGACAGCGGACGAGCACGGCTGGCCGCACGCGATCGTCGCCTATGCCGATTTTGCCGTGGACGACGTGCGCCCGCAGCTCGATCGCCTGAAGCGCTATCCACTCGTGCGCGGCGTGCGCATGCAGCTGCACTGGCACGAGAACCCGCTCTACCGCTTTGCGGCCCGGGCGGACCTCTGCGCCGATCCGATGATCCGCCGCAACGTCGCGCGTCTCGCCGACTACGGCTGGAGCTTTGACCTGCAGGTCTTCACTCCGCAGATGCCGGACGCCGCTGCGCTGGCCGAGGCCTGCCCCGACGTGACCTTCATCCTCCAGCATGCCGGCATGCTGGAGGATCTCTCGCCTTCCGGCCGCGCCGCCTGGCGCAGCGGGATGGCCCGGCTCGCCGCCTGCCCGAACGTCGTCTCAAAGCTGTCCGGGCTCGGCACCTTCATCCATCGCAACGATCCCGCGCACATCGCTGCCGTGCTTACCGATACCGTCGCGATCTTCGGCGCCGAGCGCTGCCTGTTCGGCTCCAATTTCCCGATCGAGAAATTGTGGACCAGCTATCGCGAGCTCGTCGGCGCCTTTCGCGCGGCAGCCGCGCCGTTCAGCGCGGAGCAGCAGGACGCCATCTTCAGGACGACCGCGACGCGCGTCTACCGGCTTTGA
- a CDS encoding DUF6894 family protein, translating into MPTYYFDMKDGVPARDRSGLELVSDGAAIVHSKNLADKVRREKPKGHPDLQVIVIDESGREVHRERIYPDAT; encoded by the coding sequence ATGCCCACATATTATTTCGACATGAAGGACGGTGTACCCGCCCGGGACAGGTCCGGACTGGAACTGGTGAGCGATGGTGCCGCCATCGTGCACAGCAAGAATCTCGCCGATAAGGTGCGCAGAGAGAAGCCGAAAGGCCATCCCGACCTGCAGGTCATCGTCATCGATGAGAGCGGCCGGGAAGTCCACCGCGAGCGAATTTATCCAGACGCCACCTGA
- the ftsH gene encoding ATP-dependent zinc metalloprotease FtsH translates to MAAILAGGLLLVMLQFGLAMYSSTETIPYSQFEQLLAQDKITEVSVGSDTIQGKLKEPLPGGKSAFVTARVDMALAEKLAAKGVSVTGVPGGGALQTLLSWIFPVIAFFLIWFWMGRGIGGAQGLGGLMSIGKSRAKVYVEKDIKVTFADVAGVDEAKFELQEVVSFLRDPKSYGRLGAHVPKGILLVGPPGTGKTLLARAVAGEAGVPFFSISGSEFVEMFVGVGAARVRDLFEQARKAAPCIIFVDELDALGRSRGPQSFGGYDEKEQTLNQLLSELDGFDPSAGVILLAATNRPEVLDPALLRAGRFDRQVLVDRPDKIGRVAILKVHAPKIHTSKDVDLDKVAGLTTGFTGADLANLINEAAIAATRRSAEEVTFDDFVTAIERIVAGIEKKSRVLSKGERRRVAYHEMGHALVAASLPGVDPVQKVSIVPRGIGALGYTIQRPTEDRFLLTVEELKNRIAVLMGGRASEHLIFDGAISTGAADDLQRATEVAIEMVTKYGMDETVGQRTYASKPQAFLVAAQDKIVAAAEATGREIDLAVRNLIEEGGRRAREILQHRRADLDAGAELLIANETLTSEQFAPLRGKRSEGSKPVAA, encoded by the coding sequence ATGGCTGCCATTTTGGCGGGTGGCTTGCTGCTCGTCATGCTGCAGTTCGGCCTTGCTATGTATAGTTCGACCGAAACCATTCCCTACAGCCAGTTCGAGCAGTTGCTCGCCCAGGACAAGATCACGGAGGTGTCCGTCGGCTCGGATACGATCCAGGGGAAATTGAAAGAGCCGCTTCCGGGCGGCAAATCCGCCTTCGTCACCGCCCGGGTCGATATGGCCTTGGCCGAAAAGCTCGCGGCGAAGGGCGTGAGCGTTACCGGCGTTCCCGGTGGTGGAGCGTTGCAGACATTGTTGTCCTGGATCTTCCCGGTCATCGCCTTCTTCCTGATCTGGTTCTGGATGGGCCGCGGGATCGGTGGCGCCCAGGGCCTGGGCGGGCTGATGTCGATCGGCAAGTCCCGCGCAAAGGTCTACGTCGAGAAGGACATCAAGGTCACCTTCGCCGATGTCGCCGGGGTGGACGAGGCGAAGTTCGAGCTGCAGGAGGTGGTGTCGTTCCTCAGGGATCCCAAGAGCTATGGTCGCCTGGGAGCGCATGTTCCCAAGGGCATCCTGCTCGTTGGACCGCCGGGGACGGGAAAGACCTTGCTGGCCCGCGCGGTCGCGGGAGAAGCCGGCGTCCCGTTCTTCTCGATCTCGGGCTCGGAATTCGTGGAGATGTTCGTCGGCGTCGGCGCCGCCCGGGTTCGGGATCTGTTCGAGCAGGCCCGCAAGGCGGCCCCATGCATCATCTTCGTCGATGAGCTCGATGCGCTGGGACGCAGCCGCGGGCCGCAGTCGTTCGGCGGCTACGACGAGAAGGAGCAGACCCTCAATCAGCTCCTGTCCGAGCTCGACGGCTTCGACCCGAGCGCCGGCGTCATTCTGCTGGCGGCCACCAACCGGCCCGAGGTCCTGGATCCGGCGCTGCTGCGCGCAGGCCGGTTCGACCGGCAGGTGCTGGTTGACCGGCCGGACAAGATCGGGCGCGTTGCGATCCTGAAGGTGCACGCCCCCAAGATTCACACCAGCAAAGACGTCGATCTCGACAAGGTGGCTGGTCTCACGACCGGCTTCACCGGGGCCGACCTCGCAAACCTCATCAACGAAGCCGCGATCGCGGCGACCAGACGGAGCGCCGAGGAGGTCACGTTCGACGATTTCGTCACGGCGATCGAGCGGATCGTCGCCGGCATCGAGAAGAAGAGCAGGGTACTCAGCAAGGGCGAACGGCGCAGGGTTGCGTATCACGAGATGGGTCATGCCCTCGTTGCGGCCAGCCTGCCCGGCGTCGATCCCGTGCAGAAGGTGTCCATCGTCCCGCGCGGAATCGGCGCGCTCGGATACACCATTCAGCGTCCGACCGAAGACAGGTTCCTGCTGACGGTCGAGGAACTGAAGAACCGCATCGCGGTGCTGATGGGAGGGCGCGCGTCGGAGCATCTGATCTTCGACGGGGCGATCTCGACCGGTGCAGCCGATGACCTTCAACGTGCGACCGAAGTCGCGATCGAAATGGTGACCAAGTACGGTATGGACGAGACGGTGGGGCAACGCACCTATGCGTCGAAGCCGCAGGCCTTTCTCGTGGCGGCGCAGGACAAGATCGTTGCGGCCGCGGAGGCAACCGGCCGCGAGATAGATCTCGCCGTACGTAACCTGATCGAGGAGGGAGGCCGCCGCGCCCGGGAGATCCTCCAGCACCGGCGGGCAGATCTCGATGCCGGCGCCGAACTGTTGATCGCAAATGAGACCCTGACATCCGAGCAGTTTGCGCCGTTGCGAGGTAAACGCTCCGAAGGAAGCAAGCCGGTCGCCGCATGA
- a CDS encoding isochorismatase family protein yields MTHVTLRSEFETLVDPYAPVAQVGTGFDFTEGPIWHPVDHYLLFSDMPGDVRRRWDARRGVAEVKRPSNKCNGMTYDAELNLIVCEHASSSLIRERPDGRREVLASHFQGQELNSPNDVCVHSSGAIYFSDPWYGRMPVYGVERPRQLGFQGVYRVVPGGEPKLVVERNLFDQPNGLCFSPDETLLYVNDTVQALIRVFDVNADGSLSNARVFASGIRSELEAGLPDGMKCDQHGNVWVTAPGGVWVYSRHGELLGKVRVPEMVANLAWGGPDFRTLYLTSTHSVYAIPTKVGPRHEPYMSGRRSGGGQAASASPAAPILADGDMRLDPQRCAMIIQDLQNDVIMDGGAFAESGAPGHAKQQHVVENVRRLAETARARGVAIIHVWFVVEPGAPGVTLNAPLFEGLVDSKAMVRGSWGAAPVSGLEPRPGDFVVEKMRMSAWEGTRLETILKATGRDMIINTGAWTNMSVEHTARTGADKGYFMIVPEDCCSTMNADWHNASINFAMQNVAIVTRADAVINALR; encoded by the coding sequence ATGACCCACGTCACCTTGCGAAGCGAATTCGAAACCCTGGTCGACCCCTACGCGCCGGTCGCGCAGGTCGGCACCGGCTTCGACTTCACGGAGGGGCCGATCTGGCATCCGGTCGATCACTATCTGCTGTTCTCGGACATGCCGGGCGACGTACGCCGTCGCTGGGACGCGCGGCGCGGTGTGGCCGAGGTTAAGCGTCCCTCGAACAAATGCAACGGCATGACCTATGATGCCGAGCTCAATCTGATCGTCTGCGAGCACGCGAGCTCATCGCTGATCCGCGAACGGCCGGATGGGCGGCGCGAGGTACTGGCTTCGCATTTCCAGGGCCAGGAGCTGAACAGCCCGAACGACGTCTGCGTGCACTCCTCCGGCGCGATCTATTTCTCGGACCCCTGGTACGGCCGCATGCCGGTCTATGGCGTCGAGCGGCCGCGCCAGCTCGGCTTCCAGGGCGTCTATCGCGTCGTGCCCGGGGGCGAGCCGAAGCTCGTGGTCGAGCGCAATTTGTTCGACCAGCCGAACGGGCTGTGCTTCTCGCCGGACGAGACGCTGCTATATGTCAACGACACGGTGCAAGCGCTGATCCGCGTCTTCGACGTCAATGCCGACGGTTCGCTGTCGAATGCGCGGGTGTTCGCAAGCGGCATCCGCTCCGAGTTGGAGGCCGGCCTGCCCGACGGCATGAAATGCGACCAGCATGGCAATGTCTGGGTCACCGCGCCTGGCGGAGTCTGGGTCTATTCGCGACACGGCGAACTGCTCGGCAAGGTCCGCGTGCCCGAGATGGTCGCCAACCTCGCCTGGGGCGGACCGGATTTCCGCACGCTGTATCTGACCTCGACGCATTCGGTCTACGCTATTCCGACCAAGGTCGGCCCGCGGCATGAGCCTTATATGAGCGGCCGGAGAAGCGGCGGCGGCCAGGCGGCAAGCGCCTCGCCGGCGGCGCCGATCCTCGCCGATGGCGACATGCGGCTCGATCCGCAGCGCTGTGCCATGATCATCCAGGACCTCCAGAACGACGTCATCATGGATGGCGGCGCCTTCGCCGAGTCCGGCGCGCCGGGACATGCGAAGCAGCAGCATGTCGTCGAGAATGTCCGCCGCCTCGCGGAGACCGCGCGGGCCCGCGGCGTCGCCATCATCCACGTCTGGTTCGTGGTCGAGCCGGGCGCGCCCGGCGTGACGCTGAACGCGCCGCTTTTTGAGGGTCTCGTCGACAGCAAAGCGATGGTGCGCGGCAGCTGGGGCGCGGCGCCCGTTTCCGGCCTCGAACCGCGGCCAGGCGATTTCGTCGTCGAGAAGATGCGGATGAGCGCGTGGGAAGGCACGCGGCTCGAGACAATCCTCAAGGCGACCGGGCGCGACATGATCATCAACACCGGTGCCTGGACCAACATGTCGGTCGAGCACACCGCCCGCACCGGGGCCGACAAGGGTTACTTCATGATCGTGCCCGAAGATTGCTGCTCGACCATGAACGCGGACTGGCACAATGCCTCGATCAACTTCGCCATGCAGAACGTCGCGATCGTCACGAGGGCAGACGCCGTCATCAACGCGCTGAGATGA